From the Deinococcus carri genome, one window contains:
- a CDS encoding tetratricopeptide repeat protein, with translation MIDVATTWQQACTALAGGDYDTAFGVLDAAMQEARRPERARLALYLASVQALYGDAATGEVAAALREARTLDPALREDPLYLTLSAELAARTGSPDAAPLPQAVREAADPVARYHALAALALAGQPQAALDVHLPLNELPEHLQWRLRSWQADAEEALGHPQEAAHLYAEAAHHAHGPDRAVMLQEQAALLLQLGQPDEAQQVLDQALPLYTRHDPDEGLNLATWHYLSAQARLNLGQPDEALAAIREADRLERAHGDPSYGVALVWGQVMTHLGQPDEALRHFERALSLATDADRPYAQHELGVALLDLDRPVEARERLEAALADPDYPYHPEVLADLAECDYRLGRLQEAQQAAEQALAQGAVIPASLVLGSVALDYYHLDEALDHYERVVREAAPQSRDWITGHQMAADVMAQQGFRDPAAAYAHAQQALEHTPESDDWHVTLQEHLKKAQGLMASSSGRMLN, from the coding sequence ATGATCGATGTCGCCACCACCTGGCAGCAGGCTTGCACGGCGCTCGCGGGGGGCGACTATGACACGGCCTTTGGCGTGCTGGACGCTGCCATGCAGGAAGCCAGGCGGCCCGAACGCGCCCGGCTCGCGCTGTACCTCGCCAGCGTTCAGGCGCTGTACGGGGACGCCGCCACGGGCGAAGTCGCCGCCGCCCTGCGCGAAGCCCGCACCCTCGACCCCGCGCTGCGCGAGGACCCGCTGTATCTCACCCTGAGTGCCGAGCTGGCGGCGCGCACGGGCAGCCCGGACGCGGCCCCGCTGCCCCAGGCCGTGCGCGAGGCCGCCGACCCGGTCGCCCGCTACCACGCGCTGGCGGCCCTGGCGCTAGCCGGACAGCCTCAGGCCGCGCTTGACGTGCATCTGCCGCTGAATGAGCTGCCCGAACACCTCCAGTGGCGGCTGCGCAGCTGGCAGGCCGACGCCGAGGAGGCCCTGGGCCACCCCCAGGAGGCCGCTCACCTGTACGCGGAGGCCGCCCACCACGCGCACGGGCCGGACCGGGCGGTGATGCTCCAGGAACAGGCGGCGCTGCTGCTGCAACTGGGGCAGCCCGACGAGGCCCAGCAGGTGCTGGATCAGGCCCTCCCCCTCTACACCCGCCACGACCCCGACGAGGGCCTGAACCTGGCGACCTGGCACTACCTGTCGGCCCAGGCCCGGCTGAACCTGGGCCAGCCCGACGAGGCCCTGGCCGCCATCCGCGAGGCCGACCGGCTGGAGCGCGCCCACGGCGACCCCAGCTACGGCGTCGCGCTGGTCTGGGGGCAGGTGATGACCCACCTGGGGCAGCCCGACGAGGCCCTGCGGCATTTCGAGCGGGCGCTGTCGCTCGCCACCGACGCCGACCGCCCCTACGCCCAGCACGAACTGGGGGTGGCCCTGCTTGACCTCGACCGGCCCGTGGAGGCCCGCGAGCGGCTGGAGGCGGCCCTCGCGGACCCCGACTACCCCTACCACCCCGAGGTGCTGGCCGACCTCGCGGAGTGCGACTACCGCCTGGGCCGTCTTCAGGAGGCGCAGCAGGCCGCCGAGCAGGCGCTGGCGCAGGGCGCGGTCATTCCTGCCAGCCTGGTGCTGGGCAGCGTGGCCCTGGACTACTACCACCTCGACGAGGCGCTCGATCACTACGAGCGGGTGGTGCGCGAGGCCGCCCCGCAGAGCCGCGACTGGATCACCGGCCACCAGATGGCCGCCGACGTGATGGCCCAGCAGGGCTTCCGCGACCCCGCCGCCGCCTACGCCCACGCCCAGCAGGCGCTGGAACACACCCCCGAGAGCGACGACTGGCACGTGACCCTGCAAGAGCACCTGAAAAAGGCGCAGGGCCTGATGGCGAGCAGCAGCGGGCGGATGCTGAATTAG